One region of Epilithonimonas zeae genomic DNA includes:
- a CDS encoding kelch repeat-containing protein, whose amino-acid sequence MKKGLLFILSFVFCEMFFGQWTTGADMPEGIRAGNTISYSDADNNAYMYVIGGRNDQEVISNKTYRYNIKTNTWDTRQNVPTPILGAASARIGDNIFIIGGMVTTPGTVTRKVYKYNIENDIWSNVADFPRAFTDGDAIPYQDSLIYVVGSYNSEKTFVYNINNNKWRECNAVPSPGTSLSYGALSVSGNKLIYVGGSNGTFSTTYWDNVWIGEIDQNNRSLVNWTQGTSFPGGTRTFFELQPWNNGLILIGGTTDNTFDTYTNENYFYDFQNNAWSQLTNKPTAWNTGNAASIFMDGSWKLICSGGFEQQYLKKTEIYSQENLSVSNSENACQLKNLKTINGTHPRLNFCLSENGATHLEIWDIQGRKIRDEIKIADKKGQYSFSLAKEGLKTGLYIIKLSQNQTSVSKKMQIIN is encoded by the coding sequence ATGAAAAAAGGATTACTATTTATTTTGTCGTTTGTCTTTTGTGAAATGTTCTTTGGACAATGGACAACAGGAGCAGATATGCCGGAAGGGATAAGAGCTGGAAACACAATTTCTTATTCTGATGCCGACAATAATGCTTATATGTATGTTATTGGCGGTAGAAACGATCAGGAAGTTATTTCTAACAAAACCTATCGTTATAACATCAAAACCAATACCTGGGATACAAGACAGAATGTTCCCACTCCAATTTTAGGGGCAGCCAGCGCAAGAATTGGTGACAATATTTTCATCATCGGAGGAATGGTTACAACGCCCGGAACTGTTACACGGAAAGTTTATAAATATAATATTGAAAATGATATCTGGAGTAATGTGGCAGATTTTCCAAGAGCATTTACAGACGGTGATGCGATTCCTTACCAGGACAGTTTGATTTACGTCGTTGGGAGTTATAACTCAGAAAAGACTTTTGTTTATAATATCAATAATAATAAATGGAGGGAATGTAATGCTGTTCCATCGCCGGGAACTTCACTTTCTTATGGTGCGCTTTCGGTTTCGGGAAATAAACTGATTTATGTCGGCGGTTCCAACGGAACTTTTTCCACAACTTATTGGGACAATGTCTGGATTGGCGAGATTGACCAAAATAACCGTTCGCTTGTCAATTGGACTCAGGGAACTTCCTTTCCGGGTGGGACGCGTACTTTCTTCGAACTTCAGCCTTGGAACAACGGGCTGATTCTGATTGGAGGAACTACAGATAATACTTTTGATACTTATACCAATGAAAATTATTTTTATGATTTCCAGAATAATGCTTGGTCTCAGTTAACCAATAAGCCAACAGCCTGGAACACGGGAAATGCGGCTTCAATTTTTATGGATGGAAGTTGGAAATTGATTTGTTCCGGAGGATTTGAACAGCAATATTTGAAGAAGACAGAAATCTATTCCCAGGAAAATCTATCCGTTTCTAATTCCGAAAACGCTTGTCAACTCAAAAATCTGAAAACTATTAATGGAACTCATCCGAGATTGAATTTTTGTCTTTCCGAAAATGGAGCAACACATCTTGAAATTTGGGATATACAAGGCAGAAAAATAAGAGACGAAATCAAAATTGCTGATAAAAAAGGTCAATATTCTTTTTCTCTTGCCAAAGAAGGTCTGAAGACGGGGCTTTATATTATTAAATTAAGTCAAAATCAAACTTCAGTTTCAAAAAAAATGCAGATAATTAATTGA
- a CDS encoding sensor histidine kinase — MKKRFIRHFIFWLFYLILEVYTEYYWMEIQYKQSVYSTLVHAFLEEFLTILLIKMPMGYLMLYFISRLRDKKSNIKLIISLSVTLILFSVLGYVFLVHLIVPYIYPHLEIVGIYGYGGILNSFMDKIFLACVMIALYEYSASQKLKQREILLIKEKTEAELNFLKSQINPHFLFNTLNNIYSLAREKSDKTADVILKLSSLLRFMLYETKEKFIPISKEIQFMNTYLEIQKIRFDERLKIEFQNSVTDNQDSVLPLILLPFLENAFKHGASESTDNKFIKINLELKNNILNYSVINSFEKNDNEESKGIGLINFERQLKLVYNDFRLHTEAENNIFTATLYINLNSYEPEMYNS, encoded by the coding sequence ATGAAAAAACGATTCATAAGACATTTCATTTTTTGGCTATTCTATTTGATATTAGAAGTTTATACCGAATATTACTGGATGGAAATCCAGTATAAACAGTCCGTATATTCAACATTAGTTCACGCTTTTCTGGAAGAATTCCTGACGATATTGCTTATCAAAATGCCGATGGGATATCTGATGTTATATTTTATTTCAAGATTAAGGGATAAGAAAAGTAATATCAAATTAATCATATCATTATCAGTTACATTAATATTATTTTCGGTTCTTGGCTATGTTTTTTTGGTTCATCTTATTGTGCCTTATATTTATCCACATCTTGAGATTGTCGGAATCTATGGTTATGGCGGAATTTTAAATTCTTTTATGGACAAGATTTTCCTGGCTTGTGTGATGATTGCACTTTATGAGTATTCTGCCAGTCAAAAACTAAAACAACGGGAAATATTATTAATTAAAGAAAAAACAGAAGCAGAACTCAATTTCCTCAAATCCCAAATCAACCCGCATTTTTTGTTTAATACACTTAATAATATCTATTCTCTTGCAAGGGAAAAATCAGATAAAACGGCAGATGTCATTTTAAAATTATCAAGTCTTTTGCGGTTTATGTTGTATGAAACTAAGGAAAAATTCATTCCGATTTCCAAGGAAATTCAGTTTATGAATACTTACCTGGAAATTCAGAAAATACGTTTTGACGAGCGTTTAAAAATTGAATTTCAGAATTCAGTTACAGATAATCAAGATTCTGTTTTACCCTTAATATTGCTTCCTTTTTTGGAAAATGCTTTCAAACACGGCGCAAGTGAAAGTACAGACAATAAATTTATTAAAATCAATCTCGAACTTAAGAATAATATTCTGAATTACAGCGTCATTAATTCTTTTGAAAAAAATGATAACGAAGAAAGTAAAGGTATTGGTTTGATTAATTTTGAAAGACAATTGAAACTTGTCTACAACGACTTCCGTTTGCACACCGAAGCAGAAAATAATATATTCACAGCCACACTTTACATCAATTTGAATTCCTATGAACCTGAAATGTATAATAGTTGA
- a CDS encoding LytR/AlgR family response regulator transcription factor — MKDYIQQIPFLELIAVCNDAISAMQKLNENQIDLMFLDIHLPKIKGLDFLSAIKNPPKVIITTAYHEFAVESYQYQVLDYLLKPIAFERFVAAVQKALPIAPKPESHITNQPESLFFTVNKKRAKIQVDEILYIESQKENIKIVLKERTIITRHSISELEKILSSDFIRIHRSFIVSKSKIDFFDSQSVEIQGNQIPIGRNYKDYIKNLLEY; from the coding sequence ATGAAAGATTATATTCAGCAAATTCCTTTTTTGGAGTTAATTGCTGTTTGCAATGATGCGATTAGTGCTATGCAAAAACTTAATGAAAATCAAATCGATTTGATGTTTCTGGATATACATTTACCCAAAATCAAAGGTTTGGATTTTTTATCAGCAATCAAAAATCCGCCGAAAGTGATTATTACAACTGCTTATCATGAGTTTGCTGTGGAAAGTTATCAGTATCAGGTTTTGGATTACTTGCTGAAACCTATTGCGTTTGAAAGGTTTGTGGCAGCGGTACAAAAAGCTTTACCAATTGCTCCAAAACCAGAAAGCCATATAACAAATCAACCTGAATCTTTGTTCTTCACGGTTAATAAGAAAAGAGCAAAAATTCAGGTTGATGAGATTCTTTATATCGAGAGTCAGAAGGAGAATATCAAAATTGTTTTAAAAGAAAGAACAATCATAACCAGACATTCTATTAGTGAATTAGAAAAAATTCTGTCTTCGGATTTTATTCGTATTCATCGTTCTTTTATTGTTTCAAAATCCAAAATAGATTTTTTTGATTCGCAATCTGTAGAAATTCAAGGAAATCAAATTCCCATCGGACGGAATTATAAAGATTACATCAAAAATCTATTAGAATATTAA
- a CDS encoding inorganic phosphate transporter, with translation MDFPILLIIIIALALIFDYINGFHDAANSIATIVSTKVLTPFQAVLWAAFWNFAAFFIAAYVVGEFKIGNTIAKTVDENFITLEVIFAGLIAAIAWNLLTWWFGIPSSSSHTLIGGFIGAALMHALISDYHLIAITHPEYSFFEKAYQAFVQLFSQNVVKYKVVIPIFLFIFMAPFIGMIISIIITLIIVNICKKANPHKAERVFKKLQLVSSALFSLGHGTNDAQKVMGIIGAAMIYFHVNMMKDPMYLNVAEADRFNFFADHYLWVPVVSFLAIALGTMSGGWKIIKTMGTRITKVTPLEGVAAETAGAITLFITEQLRIPVSTTHTVTGSIIGVGLTKRVSAVRWGVTVSLLWAWILTIPISAIVAGITYLLVALIF, from the coding sequence ATGGATTTTCCAATTCTACTCATTATTATTATCGCATTAGCGCTGATATTTGATTATATCAATGGTTTTCACGATGCTGCCAATTCTATCGCAACCATTGTTTCTACAAAAGTACTGACGCCTTTTCAAGCTGTTCTTTGGGCCGCATTTTGGAATTTTGCAGCGTTTTTTATCGCTGCTTATGTTGTAGGCGAATTCAAAATTGGTAATACCATTGCTAAAACGGTGGATGAAAACTTCATCACACTGGAAGTAATCTTTGCGGGATTAATTGCTGCAATTGCTTGGAATCTATTGACTTGGTGGTTTGGGATCCCTTCATCATCATCACATACTTTGATTGGTGGATTTATCGGAGCTGCATTGATGCACGCCTTGATTTCTGACTATCATCTGATTGCAATCACGCATCCGGAATATTCTTTTTTCGAAAAAGCTTATCAGGCATTTGTCCAGCTTTTTTCGCAGAATGTGGTCAAGTATAAAGTGGTAATTCCTATATTCTTATTCATTTTTATGGCGCCGTTTATAGGGATGATTATTTCAATTATCATTACTTTAATCATTGTAAATATTTGTAAAAAAGCAAATCCTCATAAAGCGGAACGTGTTTTCAAAAAATTACAGTTAGTGTCTTCTGCGTTATTCAGTCTTGGACACGGAACCAATGATGCTCAAAAAGTAATGGGAATTATTGGAGCAGCGATGATCTATTTCCACGTGAATATGATGAAAGATCCAATGTATCTTAATGTTGCTGAGGCGGACCGTTTCAACTTCTTTGCAGACCATTATCTTTGGGTTCCTGTAGTGTCATTTCTTGCAATTGCATTAGGAACTATGAGTGGCGGTTGGAAGATTATCAAGACAATGGGAACTAGAATTACTAAAGTAACACCATTGGAAGGTGTAGCGGCAGAAACTGCTGGAGCCATTACGCTTTTTATCACAGAACAATTGAGAATTCCAGTTTCTACAACGCATACCGTTACAGGTTCCATCATTGGTGTTGGGTTGACGAAAAGAGTTTCTGCAGTAAGATGGGGAGTTACAGTCAGCTTACTTTGGGCTTGGATTTTAACGATTCCTATTAGTGCAATTGTTGCAGGAATTACTTATTTGCTTGTGGCATTAATATTCTAA
- a CDS encoding DUF47 domain-containing protein yields MGIGNLFRAFQPKDKIFFDLFLRVADNLVEMSKTFHDGLLDFDINDETLLNQMSDYEHKLDDLTHEIFVQLGENFITPFDREDINYLASGLDDIADYIYASAKYIYLYKSPDNKVYSEFSLLIHKSCLEIKKALENLKDFKNPNEVRESCIKINSYENIADDVLSQAIVKLFETNDALLIIKQKSILDYLEIVTDKAEDVANTMESIVIKYA; encoded by the coding sequence ATGGGAATAGGCAATCTTTTCAGAGCATTTCAACCGAAAGATAAAATCTTTTTTGATCTGTTTCTTCGAGTGGCAGATAACTTAGTAGAAATGTCCAAAACGTTTCACGACGGTTTGCTGGATTTTGATATCAATGATGAAACTTTGTTGAATCAAATGAGCGATTATGAACATAAATTGGATGATCTTACCCACGAGATTTTTGTTCAATTGGGAGAAAATTTTATCACGCCATTTGACAGAGAAGATATCAACTATCTGGCTTCTGGTTTGGATGATATTGCTGATTATATCTACGCTTCTGCAAAATATATTTATCTATACAAGAGCCCGGACAACAAAGTTTATTCTGAGTTTTCTCTTCTGATCCACAAATCTTGTCTAGAGATTAAGAAAGCTTTGGAAAATTTGAAAGACTTCAAAAATCCAAACGAGGTGAGAGAATCTTGTATCAAGATCAATTCTTACGAGAATATTGCGGATGACGTTCTTAGTCAGGCTATTGTGAAGTTATTTGAAACCAATGATGCATTGTTGATTATCAAGCAAAAATCTATTCTTGATTATTTGGAAATTGTGACGGATAAAGCAGAAGATGTTGCCAACACAATGGAAAGCATAGTTATCAAATACGCATAA
- a CDS encoding DEAD/DEAH box helicase — protein MNLFTESNLSAEVLQAIGDLGFVEPTEIQKQTIPFISTDTRDLIALAATGTGKTAAFSLPILDMIDDNSRKIQLLVLCPTRELCLQITKDIKNYTKYLKNIKTTAVYGGSSIMDQIRSLRDKPQIIVGTPGRVIDMIGRKALDFSEVQWVVLDEADEMLSMGFKDDLETILSETPETKQTFLFSATMNKEVERISKNYLTNPHRISVGSINAVKKNIKHEYYVVGYRQKKEALKRLIDANPNQYSIIFCRTRMETQEIADFLMQNGYAADALHGDLSQAQRDTVMKKFRLKNIDILVATDVAARGLDVDSLTHVIHFSLPDDPEVFVHRSGRTGRAGKDGISMALIKPEESRKLKQIKSETKIDIEEKKIPTGKDIIKAQVGGVFEKLLTEHEDIFEFDDSLIPDLSSFTKEELVHQLLQFQLKDLATYYKDRNDIQQQEFNTRGDDRGSRRERGRERERNGEPRERRERGERNDRGGRPRKKNEDMVRFFFNLGKRDQLKKVDMLDIINKATSKSKKRADIGNIEILDKFSFFEIEKSFKNEVMNGLTEMKFRGKEMRAEVAN, from the coding sequence ATGAATTTATTTACGGAATCCAATCTTAGCGCTGAAGTTCTTCAGGCGATTGGCGACCTCGGCTTCGTAGAGCCGACAGAAATCCAAAAACAGACTATTCCTTTTATCTCTACAGATACTCGCGATCTTATCGCACTTGCGGCAACAGGAACAGGCAAAACAGCAGCATTTTCGCTTCCGATTTTGGATATGATAGACGACAACAGTCGTAAAATCCAATTATTGGTGCTTTGCCCTACTCGTGAACTTTGCCTTCAGATTACCAAAGACATCAAAAATTATACGAAATACCTAAAAAACATCAAGACTACAGCAGTCTATGGTGGTAGCAGTATTATGGATCAAATCCGATCTTTGAGAGACAAACCGCAAATCATTGTGGGAACTCCGGGACGTGTGATCGATATGATCGGCAGAAAAGCTTTAGATTTTTCTGAAGTACAATGGGTTGTTTTGGATGAGGCTGATGAAATGTTATCAATGGGTTTCAAAGATGATTTGGAAACTATTCTTAGCGAAACTCCAGAAACCAAGCAGACTTTTTTGTTCTCTGCAACGATGAACAAAGAAGTGGAGCGTATTTCTAAAAATTATTTGACCAATCCTCACAGAATTTCTGTTGGATCTATCAATGCAGTTAAGAAAAACATCAAGCACGAATATTATGTGGTTGGCTATAGACAGAAAAAAGAAGCTTTGAAGCGATTGATTGATGCCAATCCGAATCAATATTCAATTATCTTTTGCAGAACCAGAATGGAAACTCAGGAAATTGCAGACTTCTTGATGCAGAATGGTTATGCAGCAGATGCACTTCACGGTGATCTTTCTCAAGCGCAGAGAGATACAGTGATGAAGAAATTCAGATTGAAAAACATTGATATCTTGGTTGCTACAGACGTTGCAGCTAGAGGTTTGGATGTGGATTCTTTGACACACGTTATTCATTTTTCTTTACCGGATGATCCAGAGGTTTTCGTTCACAGAAGTGGAAGAACAGGACGTGCTGGTAAAGACGGAATTTCTATGGCTCTTATAAAACCAGAAGAATCTAGAAAATTGAAGCAAATCAAATCTGAAACTAAAATCGATATTGAGGAGAAAAAAATCCCGACTGGAAAAGATATTATCAAAGCTCAGGTTGGCGGTGTTTTCGAAAAATTATTGACAGAACACGAAGACATATTCGAGTTTGATGATTCTTTGATTCCTGATCTTTCCAGCTTTACTAAAGAAGAATTGGTTCATCAGTTACTACAATTCCAACTGAAAGATCTTGCGACTTATTATAAAGACAGAAACGATATCCAACAGCAAGAATTCAATACTAGAGGAGACGACAGAGGTAGCAGAAGAGAAAGAGGAAGAGAGCGTGAAAGAAACGGAGAGCCTAGAGAAAGAAGAGAACGTGGTGAGAGAAATGACAGAGGAGGAAGACCAAGAAAAAAGAATGAAGATATGGTAAGATTCTTCTTTAACCTTGGGAAAAGAGACCAATTGAAAAAAGTGGATATGCTTGACATCATTAATAAAGCGACTTCAAAATCCAAAAAAAGAGCTGATATTGGCAATATTGAGATCTTGGATAAGTTCAGCTTTTTCGAAATAGAAAAGTCTTTCAAGAATGAAGTTATGAATGGATTAACTGAGATGAAATTTCGGGGAAAAGAAATGCGCGCCGAAGTTGCAAATTAA
- a CDS encoding L-serine ammonia-lyase, producing the protein MESISVFDIIKIGIGPSSSHTMGPWNAAKMFLDLVKRNHSLQNAKEVFVEFFGSLAKTGVGHGTDIAGMLGLSGENFRTIDTNKIDEKIEKIKSEQKIHLGGEVWLPFIYGHHLILNKEKSLDFHPNGMIFKIVFENGEEFSQDYYSVGGGFVATKEDNSIEEKCVRTLYPCHHGSDILKYCEKLNIDKISDLVFLNEESWRTQEETRQKALEIWDNIKDCVYKSINKKGILPGGLNVTRRASEMNEKLLGTQIYKNKNEWFEMVKNEQKTFSSVTKWVSCFALAVNEENASFGRIITAPTNGASGVIPAVLMYAQTFTEFNSEEDIIRFLLVAGEIGTLFKKNATISAAMGGCQAEVGVSSAMAAAGLTEISGGTPGQVLMAAEIAMEHHLGLTCDPIGGLVQIPCIERNSMGAMKAITAASLALDGDPTKAKVSLDSVIKSMWETALDMNSKYKETSEGGLAVAVNVAEC; encoded by the coding sequence ATGGAATCTATCAGTGTTTTTGATATCATAAAAATCGGGATCGGACCATCTTCATCCCACACAATGGGACCTTGGAATGCAGCGAAAATGTTTCTGGATTTGGTCAAACGAAATCATTCTTTACAAAACGCAAAAGAAGTTTTTGTAGAATTCTTTGGCTCGCTGGCAAAAACCGGAGTTGGGCACGGAACTGATATCGCAGGAATGCTTGGCTTAAGCGGAGAAAATTTCCGAACAATCGATACCAATAAGATTGATGAGAAAATTGAAAAAATAAAATCGGAACAAAAAATCCATCTTGGTGGAGAAGTTTGGCTGCCATTTATCTATGGACATCATTTGATTCTTAACAAAGAAAAATCTCTCGATTTTCATCCCAACGGAATGATTTTTAAAATTGTTTTTGAGAACGGTGAAGAGTTTAGTCAGGATTATTATTCAGTTGGAGGTGGATTTGTCGCAACCAAAGAAGATAATTCGATTGAGGAAAAATGTGTAAGAACTTTATATCCTTGTCATCACGGTAGTGATATTCTAAAATATTGTGAAAAACTTAATATTGATAAAATCTCAGATTTAGTTTTTCTTAATGAGGAATCATGGAGAACTCAGGAGGAAACACGTCAAAAAGCTTTAGAAATTTGGGATAATATCAAAGATTGTGTTTACAAAAGCATCAACAAAAAAGGAATTCTTCCAGGCGGTTTGAACGTTACAAGACGTGCTTCCGAAATGAATGAAAAACTACTCGGAACTCAGATTTACAAAAATAAAAATGAGTGGTTCGAGATGGTAAAAAATGAACAAAAAACTTTCAGTTCAGTTACCAAGTGGGTTTCTTGTTTTGCTCTAGCAGTGAACGAAGAAAACGCATCTTTCGGAAGAATTATCACAGCGCCAACCAATGGTGCCAGTGGAGTAATTCCTGCCGTTTTGATGTATGCTCAAACTTTTACAGAATTCAACTCGGAAGAAGATATTATTAGATTTCTTTTGGTTGCAGGAGAGATTGGAACTTTATTCAAAAAGAATGCAACTATTTCCGCTGCTATGGGCGGTTGTCAGGCAGAAGTTGGTGTTTCGTCAGCAATGGCCGCGGCTGGATTGACCGAGATTTCTGGTGGAACTCCTGGACAAGTTTTGATGGCAGCAGAAATCGCAATGGAACATCACCTTGGATTGACCTGTGATCCAATTGGTGGATTGGTTCAGATTCCTTGTATAGAACGAAATTCTATGGGCGCAATGAAAGCGATTACAGCAGCATCATTAGCTTTGGATGGTGATCCGACAAAAGCCAAAGTTTCATTAGACAGCGTAATCAAATCGATGTGGGAAACGGCTTTGGATATGAATTCAAAATACAAAGAAACTTCCGAAGGCGGTTTAGCTGTAGCTGTGAACGTTGCCGAATGTTAA
- a CDS encoding alpha/beta hydrolase, whose amino-acid sequence MKLYTISGLGADEKVLEKLTFNPNIEVVHIPWLIPDLNEDFHHYVARMSETIDDSEDFYLLGYSFGGIIVQEIHKLKPAKKIVILGSIKCDKEKSKLIKAGEKMNAVKYIPRQFFGSSGSVLYMFLKKIFDSKNANLLQYFRFKDPYYLKWSMDKVAHWKFDKMPDVIQILADKDIVFPVKNSQPDFVIKNATHLFPLTKARQVSEILKNIFV is encoded by the coding sequence ATGAAACTATATACCATAAGCGGACTTGGGGCAGATGAAAAAGTTCTGGAAAAACTGACTTTCAATCCAAATATAGAAGTCGTTCACATTCCTTGGCTCATTCCGGATTTGAATGAGGATTTCCATCATTATGTTGCAAGAATGTCAGAAACCATAGATGATTCCGAAGATTTTTATTTGTTGGGATATTCCTTTGGTGGTATTATAGTTCAGGAGATTCATAAATTGAAGCCAGCAAAAAAAATTGTCATCTTGGGAAGTATCAAATGTGACAAGGAAAAGTCCAAACTCATAAAAGCCGGCGAAAAAATGAATGCTGTAAAGTATATCCCGAGACAATTTTTTGGTAGCAGCGGTTCGGTTTTATATATGTTTCTGAAAAAAATATTTGATTCCAAAAACGCCAATCTTTTACAATACTTTCGTTTCAAAGATCCATATTATCTCAAGTGGTCTATGGACAAAGTGGCGCATTGGAAATTCGATAAAATGCCGGATGTTATTCAGATTCTGGCAGACAAAGACATTGTTTTTCCAGTTAAAAATTCGCAACCTGATTTCGTGATTAAAAATGCCACCCATCTTTTCCCATTAACCAAAGCAAGACAAGTTTCCGAGATTCTAAAAAACATTTTCGTTTAA
- a CDS encoding YceI family protein — translation MKKVLLLAVLVSGLAFGQTKKLTSSDVHWWGYKIAKTEASSHDGTVNVKSGNLVLKNGAVVGGDFVLDMTSINATDLSGEYQGKLNGHLKNGDFFEVEKFPTATYKITSVKKNSNKDYNFVVNGNLTVKGKTNPVSFPAKITAANGVVTLESDKFSFDRQKFDVAYKSTMQDVLVKDDVDLKVKISVK, via the coding sequence ATGAAAAAGGTATTATTATTAGCTGTATTGGTAAGCGGATTAGCTTTCGGACAAACTAAAAAATTAACAAGCTCAGACGTACACTGGTGGGGTTATAAAATTGCAAAAACAGAAGCATCTTCTCACGATGGAACTGTGAATGTAAAATCTGGAAACTTGGTTCTTAAAAACGGAGCTGTTGTAGGTGGAGATTTCGTATTGGATATGACGTCTATCAACGCAACGGACCTTTCTGGAGAATACCAAGGTAAATTGAACGGTCACTTGAAAAACGGTGATTTCTTCGAAGTTGAAAAATTCCCGACTGCAACTTACAAAATCACTTCTGTTAAGAAGAACTCTAACAAAGATTATAACTTTGTAGTAAACGGAAACCTGACTGTAAAAGGTAAAACTAACCCAGTTTCTTTCCCTGCAAAAATCACTGCTGCAAACGGCGTTGTGACTTTGGAATCTGACAAATTCTCTTTTGACAGACAAAAATTTGACGTAGCTTACAAATCTACAATGCAAGATGTTTTGGTAAAAGACGATGTTGATTTGAAAGTGAAAATCAGCGTAAAATAA
- a CDS encoding porin family protein — protein sequence MKSLKQLILGAGILAGGLMSAQSSDMTNMLKVGLNTGISTGGNTAANLGVDLSYQYLVTPGFGLGIATGYNHYFGKNKTIGGVEIENNDFGVVPVAALFRFYPQQTGFYFGTDLGYGFIVGDDKVASNVNVDRPDGGFYIRPEIGYHNRDWNFFVQYNKTFTGDKGQIADQKYNAGAIGVGFAYNIPLGK from the coding sequence ATGAAATCTTTAAAGCAGTTAATATTAGGCGCAGGAATTTTGGCAGGAGGATTAATGTCTGCACAGAGTTCTGATATGACCAATATGTTAAAGGTTGGTCTTAACACGGGTATATCAACTGGTGGTAATACAGCTGCAAATCTAGGAGTGGATTTATCTTACCAATATTTGGTAACTCCTGGTTTTGGTTTAGGTATTGCAACAGGTTATAACCATTATTTTGGTAAGAATAAAACAATTGGTGGTGTAGAAATTGAAAACAATGATTTTGGAGTAGTTCCGGTTGCTGCGCTTTTCAGATTCTATCCACAGCAAACAGGTTTCTATTTTGGAACTGACTTAGGTTATGGATTCATCGTTGGAGATGATAAAGTAGCAAGTAATGTTAATGTTGATAGACCAGACGGCGGTTTTTACATCAGACCGGAGATTGGATATCACAATCGTGATTGGAACTTCTTTGTACAGTACAACAAAACATTTACTGGAGATAAAGGACAGATTGCTGATCAAAAATATAATGCCGGTGCAATCGGTGTAGGTTTTGCTTACAACATTCCTCTAGGTAAATAA